From Mycosarcoma maydis chromosome 16, whole genome shotgun sequence, a single genomic window includes:
- a CDS encoding uncharacterized protein (related to GYP1 - cis-golgi GTPase-activating protein), whose translation MSSATVEEFVELLNAEQHVDLQKLRDLARHGVQPSVRGEVWLYLLGVLSDDKGQEMTSVRSKYLAYEALDKHNPALEKRIRSECQRYYQKRLGTRPPPGRTLMRSSASVLSRRPAGFSTSALATNAASSVSLARDFSIDSSTSSQNLTPSSHADGTQFAISGSNATNLATTMLNAIDRGPNRVNDGRIHALGGIIGESGVSAAMDADDPDAAAALELKRFGRSVENIICAFMNRCAAAEIERRQAAHDASESASSTRSSEAGGKTFLSSHVVDSRHADRSRGRAQTEREAEQDVCGSSKSIESSIANGLSTDVDRVARTTGGAPPLDGYVHAHSSGASSLSRSRAASLSSASNGGTSGVVAGRSNISMEEAVRSRMPREYEWEPQVQHTTSGACDTAAEFHPALVYLCAPFVQCVRVEAGMYFAFEKLMTLMARHSARHPLPRQVATFLTLFRTTLPELHSYFEEEEVDIIGFATNWLQHLLAGELRIEDLMRLWDTYFALPDFMDLHLYVCIAILTNCKDSLEELDRSETRSMLDSLPPLDVDRIINEAINIRLSHQRSQRTDDV comes from the coding sequence ATGAGCTCTGCGACGGTGGAAGagttcgtcgagctgctcaatGCAGAGCAGCACGTGGACCTGCAAAAGCTGCGAgatctcgctcgtcatggAGTGCAGCCTTCTGTACGTGGCGAGGTGTGGCTCTACCTTCTCGGCGTTCTCAGCGATGACAAAGGGCAAGAGATGACCTCGGTACGTAGCAAGTACCTGGCGTACGAAGCACTTGACAAACACAATCCAGCGCTGGAAAAACGGATTCGTAGCGAATGTCAGCGGTACTACCAAAAACGACTAGGCACACGCCCGCCTCCAGGCCGAACGCTGATGCGAAGTTCAGCCAGTGTACTTTCGCGCCGACCTGCTGGATTCTCAACGTCGGCACTCGCCACCAACGCAGCTAGCAGCGTATCTCTGGCACGAGATTTTTCCATCGACTCATCGACGTCTTCGCAGAACTTGACGCCATCGTCACATGCAGATGGCACACAGTTTGCGATCTCGGGCTCCAACGCAACCAACCTGGCAACAACCATGCTCAACGCGATAGATCGCGGACCGAACCGCGTCAATGATGGACGTATCCATGCGCTGGGTGGCATCATTGGCGAGAGCGGCGTTTCTGCGGCTATGGATGCCGACGATCCCGATGCGGcagctgcgctcgagctcaagcgaTTCGGTCGCAGTGTAGAAAACATCATTTGTGCCTTCATGAACCGatgcgctgcagcagaaATCGAACGCAGACAAGCGGCTCACGACGCTAGCGAgtcggcatcctcgacacGCAGCTCGGAAGCGGGCGGTAAGACATTCTTGAGTTCGCACGTGGTCGATTCAAGGCACGCCGATCGAAGCAGAGGTCGTGCGCAGACAGAAAGAGAGGCAGAACAAGACGTGTGCGGATCCAGCAAATCAAtcgagagcagcatcgcAAACGGACTCTCGACCGATGTGGACCGAGTGGCCCGTACGACGGGTGGCGCGCCGCCACTTGACGGATATGTCCATGCACATAGCAGCGGCGCAAGCTCACTCTCTCGTTCACGTGCAGCatcgttgagcagcgcgagCAACGGTGGCACGTCAGGCGTCGTAGCTGGACGAAGCAACATCAGCATGGAAGAAGCGGTTCGGTCTCGCATGCCACGCGAATACGAATGGGAACCGCAAGTGCAGCACACCACCTCAGGGGCTTGTGACACGGCTGCCGAATTCCACCCGGCCTTGGTGTACCTGTGCGCACCATTCGTGCAATGCGTACGCGTAGAAGCGGGCATGTACTTTGCCTTTGAAAAGCTCATGACACTCATGGCACGACACAGCGCTCGTCATCCACTTCCGCGACAAGTGGCGACGTTCCTGACGCTGTTCCGCACAACGTTGCCGGAGCTGCACTCCTACTttgaagaagaggaagtCGACATTATCGGATTCGCAACCAACTGGTTGCAGCACCTATTGGCGGGCGAGTTGAGGATAGAGGATCTGATGCGCTTGTGGGATACGTATTTCGCGCTGCCAGATTTCATGGATCTGCATCTGTATGTGTGCATTGCGATCCTGACCAACTGCAAGGACTCGTTGGAGGAGCTGGATCGGTCCGAAACGAGGAGCATGTTGGACAGCCTGCCTCCGTTGGATGTGGACAGGATCATCAACGAGGCGATCAATATCCGATTGAGTCATCAACGCTCGCAGCGTACGGACGATGTTTAG
- a CDS encoding chitin synthase 1, producing the protein MSYDAYQMRPGQGRDYARQQRQQRSYQLSDDPLRQPGAPYANPAGGYPSSASMNPENPFYAAENPSFQTLAPATSEGHATYTYEEDKIPLTDSADEKYGFSQNGHSTYNLASQSGFPPSTPCGGPSSYSSALGPEDSASQVAWAKRQQAPKRGLTKKIQLTRGHWIVDHPVPTAVKNSVESRWSQGNRTQEFTHMRYTAATCDPDEFTLENGWSLRTSQQYGRDTELLIAITYYNEDRILLARTLHGVMLNIRDICKSKSSKFWRRSAEEGRPGWQRIVVSLIFDGIDPCDKEVLDLLATVGVYQDGVMKRKVDGKDTVAHLFEYTTQLSVDPTPALIQPHADDASNLVPVQMIFCLKQKNSKKINSHRWLFNALGRHLQPELCVLIDAGTKPGHKSLYYLWEAFYNNANLGGACGEIHAMIKNGRKLINPLVAAQNFEYKMSNILDKPLESTFGYVSVLPGAFSAYRFRAIQGRPLQQYFHGDHTLADRLGKKGLHGMDIFTKNMFLAEDRILCFELVAKAGDKWTLTYVKPSKGETDVPEGAAELISQRRRWLNGSFAASIYSLVHFFRIYKSNHGIIRLFFLHIQALYNAIVLLFSWFALANLWLTFSIIIEFLPDELLKNSSHTTLVVFHWINQAAKWIYVFFLVLQFVLALGNRPKGEKPTYIASFIVFGILGLYLIFVSLWLTLKALLETSVSGNIWHTLFNQTTGVLIAALAATFGIYLIASILYADPWHMVTSFPQYMMIAPSFINILNVYAFCNLHDVSWGTKGSDKADALPTVDTKKDKSTEPGTVEEIERHQDDIDETFKAVVSRAVAPFKPAETVEKPTMDDSNKTFRTRLVAFWLLTNGALTVAIENVNGLNTGLTNKQIEQQQSSKQSTYFRIILWATFGLSAFRFIGCLIYWVKRNSTRCFRKT; encoded by the exons ATGAGCTATGACGCATACCAGATGCGGCCCGGCCAGGGGCGAGACTATGCgcgccagcagcgtcagcaacGATCCTACCAACTTTCC GATGACCCGCTGAGACAGCCCGGTGCTCCGTATGCGAACCCTGCTGGTGGTTACCCAAGTTCGGCCAGCATGAATCCCGAGAACCCGTTTTACGCAGCAGAGAACCCAAGCTTTCAGACGTTGGCGCCAGCTACCTCGGAAGGCCACGCCACATATACATACGAAGAAGACAAGATTCCCCTCACGGATTCGGCTGACGAAAAATACGGCTTCTCGCAAAACGGTCACAGCACCTACAATCTTGCCAGTCAAAGCGGCTTCCCTCCCTCGACCCCGTGCGGAGGCCCGTCGTCCTACTCGTCTGCGCTTGGCCCCGAAGACAGCGCCAGTCAGGTGGCATGGGCCAAGCGTCAACAAGCGCCCAAGCGCGGTCTCACCAAAAAGATCCAGCTCACTCGTGGTCACTGGATCGTCGATCATCCCGTACCCACCGCCGTCAAGAACTCGGTCGAGTCGCGATGGTCTCAGGGCAACCGCACGCAGGAATTTACCCATATGCGCTACACCGCTGCGACGTGTGACCCAGACGAATTTACACTCGAGAATGGCTGGAGTCTGCGTACTTCGCAGCAGTACGGGCGTGACACGGAGCTTCTGATCGCCATCACCTACTACAACGAGGACCGCATTCTGCTTGCACGAACGCTGCACGGCGTCATGCTCAACATTCGAGACATTTGCAAGAGCAAATCATCCAAGTTCTGGAGGAGGTCCGCCGAAGAAGGTCGTCCAGGTTGGCAGCGCATCGTTGTCAGTCTCATCTTTGACGGTATCGATCCGTGCGACAAGGAGGTGCTAGATCTACTCGCTACTGTCGGCGTCTACCAGGATGGTGTCATGAAGAGAAAGGTCGACGGCAAGGATACGGTGGCACATCTGTTTGAGTACACTACACAGCTCTCAGTTGACCCCACTCCTGCACTCATCCAGCCGCACGCCGATGACGCTTCCAACCTGGTCCCCGTCCAGATGATTTTTTGCCTCAAGCAGAAGAACAGCAAAAAGATCAACAGCCATCGCTGGCTCTTTAACGCGCTCGGTCGCCATTTGCAGCCCGAACTTTGCGTGCTCATCGACGCCGGTACCAAGCCAGGCCACAAATCGCTCTACTATCTCTGGGAGGCATTCTACAACAACGCGAATCTTGGCGGTGCCTGTGGCGAGATCCACGCCATGATCAAGAACGGCCGCAAGCTCATCAAcccgctcgtcgctgcgcaGAACTTTGAGTACAAGATGTCCAACATTCTCGACAAGCcgctcgagtcgacgtTTGGCTACGTCAGCGTTCTTCCCGGTGCGTTTAGTGCGTACCGCTTCCGCGCGATCCAAGGCCGGCCGCTGCAGCAGTACTTTCACGGCGACCATACGCTGGCTGATCGGTTGGGCAAGAAGGGTTTGCATGGCATGGACATTTTTACCAAAAACATGTTCTTGGCCGAAGACCGCATTCTGTGTTTCGAGCTGGTGGCCAAGGCTGGCGACAAGTGGACTTTAACCTATGTGAAACCGTCCAAGGGAGAAACCGACGTGCCCGAAGGCgcagccgagctcatctcgcAACGTCGCCGTTGGCTCAACGGTTCGTTTGCTGCCTCGATCTACTCGCTCGTGCACTTTTTCCGCATCTACAAGTCGAACCACGGCATCATTCGGCTGTTCTTCCTCCACATTCAGGCGCTCTACAACGCCATCGTTCTGCTGTTCTCCTGGTTTGCGCTGGCCAATCTTTGGCTAACGTTTTCGATCATTATCGAATTCTTGcccgacgagctgctcaagaatTCGTCGCATACGACGCTCGTCGTATTCCACTGGATCAACCAGGCTGCCAAATGGATCTACGTGTTTTTCCTGGTGTTGCAAtttgtgcttgcgctcgGCAACCGGCCCAAGGGAGAAAAGCCGACGTACATTGCATCTTTCATCGTGTTTGGCATTTTGGGTCTCTACCTGATCTTTGTCTCGTTGTGGTTGACGCTCAAGGCGCTTCTCGAGACGAGCGTGTCGGGCAACATTTGGCATACGCTGTTCAACCAGACTACGGGCGTGCTGATCGCGGCGTTGGCGGCGACGTTTGGTATCTACCTGATCGCGTCGATCCTGTACGCGGATCCTTGGCACATGGTAACGTCGTTCCCGCAGTACATGATGATCGCTCCGTCGTTTATCAACATTCTGAACGTGTACGCATTCTGCAATCTGCACGACGTCAGCTGGGGCACCAAGGGATCGGACAAGGCGGATGCACTGCCTACGGTGGATaccaagaaggacaagtCGACCGAGCCGGGCACCGTAGAAGAAATCGAACGCCACCAAGACGATATCGACGAGACGTTCAAGGCAGTCGTGTCGCGCGCCGTGGCGCCGTTCAAGCCGGCCGAGACGGTGGAGAAGCCGACAATGGACGATAGCAATAAGACCTTCCGTACGCGTCTGGTGGCTTTCTGGCTACTCACCAACGGTGCGTTGACCGTCGCCATCGAAAACGTCAATGGGCTCAACACCGGCTTGACCAacaagcagatcgagcaacAACAGAGTTCCAAGCAGTCGACCTACTTCAGAATCATCCTGTGGGCCACGTTTGGACTGTCAGCTTTCCGCTTCATCGGTTGCTTGATCTACTGGGTCAAGCGCAACTCGACGCGGTGCTTCCGAAAGACCTGA
- a CDS encoding uncharacterized protein (related to ser/thr protein kinases), which translates to MSQPGARRAYHHGSQRGGSTINQKAALASAYQELGKELSSSKLKIVGNYTLQRPIGEGTFGKVRLGLHRLTNTRVAIKQIPKAHSASLTREIHHHRRLHHPNVMQLYEVIATEQYIWMVSELCAGGELYDYLVENQVLAEPEARRIFGQLCLAVAYVHSKGIVHRDLKLENILLDERCNVKLGDFGFTREFERNRLMDTFCGTTGYASPEMLAGKKYTGEQVDIWSLGVILYALLCGALPFDDDDEAVMKQKILQGDFEIPDCLSEEAHDLVVSILQHDPAKRPSIQSILAHPWFTKMMVNSPMSTLEEDQIATDYFASKPSASTSQSKQHDRFPPTLHKALAELDTATELDTADATSAAPPTNPADAFDFEDHDSSNSCHRHHLSASSEQSYHSARSDSESSGRRSTNTDLTDPTTADSLSGTDEVEGLDQAIVQLNASSRPSALANATAAASHPDKNAIGLHRNESQTTIRRLGSNGSDASLSGVPRPSTKTNTASLPTHHELPPVPDGTGQDDHLSIYQSVPLTKRGSQSSSRGHHRTPSRTKRRSLSSGGLSDHHPPMLGRKPVDYVSQLADLQPATFSTSIEQNLLHQLSALGLDVGQMVHSVVTDACDASGATWWMLLRKSKDRHSEQPDITSPIVQVIPAPGDHPAPINASAFSKAGQTVTPSSPAQFSPPPVPVKDPARRSEDKFRTQERPTTLEASSSENAGLAEQSIRRLQTVVSHEELDVSAAPALHTSTSELMMATKPATDRQSSVPASGPMPLAGLPASTVSLPNDRSLTSTPDSVSSRPKSQHRHTTAVASPAKLQHVALTTLEGSPTSEGSKARGNSQNDRPRSNSLSVRQFAQSVLGTKDRGSATSSPVRPPPEQVVVAGEALPLERAKSPTLFGRRNTVSNVKDSMVGRLSGPSTPKKTPVDMLDKPRKSTGKKSCETDLDRVKALERSADSASSSPSRSTTGQAVGVVSNAKVDSSVPSASQDSFSTMSVTPQGSEKSGHRGKAGSFFMSTVRTWLGGNEKPTRKSKTGKQASASHRGLGIDDGPMAAKSPTNSLSTSGSVSTLTYGTPSRSASVRRRSAHYQQTSATRRGGPRSPHLGTSSRRSSNGSSYQAHLELPPNSFQQSMNRPANMRRMSAGSITPTATLHGDYLNDVGGVSGASRHSRPSSSHSLAHSGAASRPGLHGKAGSTGSTSSAYRPGQASSVYSTGSGRRHPRPSQDGGTTVRRHRTYASSSGSPSRRNSFRHDSRPSSIKSRASSPGRAMSGLGELWAADAEADGDGGGTGARRSTRSTPRHSLEMRKTGEAFDSAAPHHQHHQHVVAQSIFVAHKSRSPYRPPSANPNLHGSLVRGSSQLSGRSNVSANSEDAGYVAPNSTLGLPATGTGAWRHSWGRPPPCWAGPVDPPPTSSYSKRSGAAGVEDDGRPKLRDVFANRDDDDWTDEEEEQTYSGGLGQMGTLSSAMSSSVGRVGSGIGASSSPYATRNLAALGSSGYSTQRAVNLDTANAPEIGLREAPFSSRYAGVRNMFQTATAGTPAFGSRSHHSVSLSLGNEFAPRLLSTTIHSPTVSAASLGGGLGCIGESADAHSVTVSSKPKPESSGTQTQAQQQQSSASASASASASQQQQSGGGSSGSGSRITASFHKPVQIIEEEEEDE; encoded by the coding sequence ATGAGTCAACCCGGCGCTCGCAGAGCCTATCATCATGGCAGTCAGCGTGGCGGCTCCACCATCAACCAAAAGGCTGCTCTCGCATCTGCCTATCAAGAGCTTGGAAAGGAGctctcttcttccaaaCTCAAGATTGTCGGCAACTACACCCTTCAGCGTCCTATCGGCGAAGGCACCTTCGGCAAGGTACGTCTCGGCCTCCATCGTCTCACCAACACTCGCGTAGCCATCAAACAGATACCCAAGGCTCATTCCGCTAGCCTCACCCGCGAgatccaccaccatcgtcgaCTTCACCATCCCAACGTCATGCAGCTCTACGAAGTCATTGCAACAGAGCAATACATCTGGATGGTCAGCGAGCTTTGCGCAGGTGGCGAGCTCTATGACTATCTCGTCGAAAATCAAGTGCTCGCCGAACCCGAGGCTCGCCGCATCTTTGGTCAACTTTGTCTCGCCGTCGCCTACGTCCATAGCAAGGGCATCGTACATCGCGACCTCAAACTCGAAAACATCCTTCTCGATGAGCGTTGCAacgtcaagctcggcgacTTTGGCTTCACACGAGAATTCGAACGCAATCGTCTCATGGACACTTTTTGCGGTACCACAGGCTACGCCTCTCCAGAAATGCTTGCCGGTAAAAAATACACGGGTGAACAGGTCGACATTTGGTCGCTCGGTGTCATTCTATACGCGCTTCTGTGTGGAGCCCTGCCGttcgatgacgatgacgaggccGTCATGAAGCAAAAGATTCTTCAAGGTGACTTTGAGATCCCTGACTGTCTCTCTGAAGAGGCACacgatctcgtcgtctcCATCCTTCAGCACGATCCCGCCAAGCGCCCTAGCATCCAGTCCATCCTTGCACATCCTTGGTTCACAAAGATGATGGTCAACTCTCCCATGTCGACCCTCGAAGAAGACCAAATCGCCACAGATTACTTTGCCAGTAAGCCTTCCGCCTCGACATCGCAATCAAAACAGCACGACCGCTTTCCGCCCACGCTCCACAAGGCGCTTGCCGAGTTGGACACAGCGACCGAGTTGGACACAGCGGATGCCACGAGTGCCGCTCCTCCCACAAACCCAGCAGATGCCTTCGATTTCGAAGATCACGATAGCTCCAATTCATGTCACCGCCACCATCTTTCAGCAAGTTCGGAGCAGAGTTACCACTCTGCCCGTAGCGATAGCGAATCCAGCGGACGCCGCTCCACCAACACGGATCTCACCGACCCAACCACCGCCGATAGCCTCAGTGGCAccgacgaggtggaaggcCTTGACCAAGCTATTGTCCAATTAAACGCGTCGTCTCGACCATCTGCTCTTGCAAACGcaactgctgctgcatcgcatCCGGACAAGAACGCCATCGGCTTGCATCGCAACGAGTCTCAAACCACCATAAGACGTTTAGGCTCCAACGGAAGCGATGCTTCACTCAGTGGCGTCCCAAGGCCGTCAACAAAGACGAACACCGCATCTCTGCCGACGCATCATGAGCTGCCACCCGTACCGGATGGCACAGGTCAAGATGACCACTTGTCCATATACCAGTCGGTTCCGCTCACCAAGAGAGGTTCCCAAAGCTCATCACGTGGCCACCACCGCACTCCGTCCAGAACAAAGCGCCGTTCGCTCTCTTCTGGCGGTCTTTCGGATCACCATCCACCAATGCTCGGGCGCAAGCCCGTCGACTATGTTTCACAGCTTGCCGATCTTCAGCCTGCCACCTTCTCCACATCCATCGAACAGAACTTGCTCCATCAACTCAGCGCACTTGGCTTGGATGTCGGTCAGATGGTCCACAGCGTCGTGACAGACGCCTGTGATGCAAGTGGCGCTACCTGGTGGATGTTGTTGCGCAAGTCAAAGGATCGTCACTCGGAGCAACCCGACATCACTTCACCAATCGTTCAAGTCATCCCCGCGCCCGGCGATCACCCCGCGCCCATCAACGCATCAGCTTTCAGCAAGGCTGGCCAGACGGtcacaccatcatcaccagCCCAATTCTCACCACCGCCTGTCCCCGTCAAAGACCCAGCAAGGCGGTCCGAAGACAAGTTTCGAACACAAGAGCGTCCTACAACTCTCGAAGCTTCGAGCTCCGAGAACGCGGGTCTGGCAGAGCAAAGCATTCGGCGTTTGCAGACCGTTGTCTCACAtgaagagctcgacgtctCGGCTGCGCCCGCGCTGCACACATCCACCTCTGAGCTCATGATGGCCACCAAACCGGCGACAGATCGGCAGTCTTCTGTACCGGCATCCGGGCCCATGCCTCTCGCAGGCTTACCAGCATCGACTGTGTCGCTTCCCAATGACCGAAGTCTGACGAGCACACCGGACTCTGTGAGCTCCAGACCCAAGTCCCAACATCGCCACACCACCGCCGTCGCCAGCCCAGCCAAGTTGCAGCACGTAGCATTGACTACGTTGGAGGGCAGCCCGACATCAGAAGGCTCTAAAGCGCGCGGTAACTCGCAGAATGATCGGCCTCGTAGCAATTCACTCTCAGTCAGACAATTTGCGCAGAGTGTCTTGGGTACCAAGGATAGAGGTTCGGCGACATCATCCCCAGTTCGTCCGCCTCCGGAACAAGTGGTTGTTGCCGGCGAAGCGCTACCTCTGGAGCGAGCCAAAAGCCCGACGCTGTTTGGTCGTCGCAACACGGTCTCAAATGTCAAAGACTCGATGGTCGGCAGACTTTCCGGTCCATCGACACCCAAGAAAACTCCggtcgacatgctcgataAGCCTCGAAAGAGCACGGGAAAGAAGAGTTGCGAGACAGACCTTGATCGTGTCAAGGCACTTGAACGCAGTGCAGAttcagcatcgagctctCCATCGCGCTCGACCACAGGCCAAGCTGTTGGTGTTGTTTCCAATGCTAAAGTAGATAGCTCGGTGCCTTCGGCATCACAAGACTCGTTCAGCACCATGTCTGTCACGCCGCAAGGCAGCGAAAAGAGCGGACATCGTGGAAAAGCGGGATCTTTCTTCATGTCGACGGTGCGCACCTGGCTCGGAGGTAATGAGAAGCCAACAAGAAAGTCAAAGACAGGCAAACAGGCCAGCGCATCGCATCGtggcctcggcatcgacgatggGCCGATGGCAGCAAAGTCGCCCACTAACTCCCTCAGCACTTCTGGTAGTGTATCCACGCTGACATACGGAACGCCCTCACGCAGTGCTAGCGTGCGTCGCAGGTCAGCTCACTATCAACAGACCTCTGCTACTCGGCGCGGTGGGCCCAGGAGCCCGCATCTGGGTACATCAAGTCGGCGTTCATCGAACGGCAGCTCATATCAGGCTCACCTCGAGCTCCCTCCCAATAGCTTCCAACAGAGCATGAATCGACCTGCCAACATGAGGAGAATGAGTGCCGGCAGCATTACGCCCACAGCTACACTGCATGGTGACTACCTCAACGACGTGGGAGGTGTATCGGGCGCTTCTCGTCACAGTCGACCGTCGAGCTCTCATTCGCTCGCGCACTCTGGTGCAGCATCGCGCCCCGGACTACATGGCAAAGCCGGCTCGACAGGCAGCACAAGTTCGGCCTATCGTCCCGGACAGGCATCCAGTGTCTACTCGACGGGAAGCGGACGCCGACACCCCAGGCCGAGCCAAGATGGCGGCACGACTGTGCGAAGGCATCGGACCTACGCATCGTCTTCGGGCAGTCCGAGTCGGCGCAATTCATTTcgtcacgattcgcgacCATCTTCGATCAAGTCGCGTGCGTCTTCACCTGGTCGAGCAATGTCGGGGCTCGGCGAGCTATGggcagcagatgcagaagcagatGGTGACGGAGGTGGCACTGGCGCCAGACGATCTACTCGCAGCACACCACGTCACtcgctcgagatgcgcaagacTGGTGAAGCATTCGACTCGGCTGCGCCacatcatcaacatcacCAACACGTGGTTGCACAGAGCATCTTTGTAGCACACAAGTCGCGTTCGCCCTACCGTCCACCTTCTGCCAACCCGAATCTTCACGGTAGCCTTGTTCGTGGATCGTCTCAGTTATCTGGGCGTAGCAACGTCTCTGCAAATTCAGAGGACGCGGGTTACGTGGCGCCGAATAGCACGTTGGGGCTACCAGCCACAGGGACGGGCGCTTGGCGACATTCTTGGGGTCGACCACCGCCTTGCTGGGCAGGACCTGTGGATCCgccaccgacgagctcgtaCAGTAAAAGAAGCGGTGCGGCCGGTGTTGAAGACGACGGCCGACCGAAACTGCGAGACGTGTTTGCGAAtcgcgacgacgacgactggacggacgaagaggaggagcagaCCTACTCTGGCGGACTGGGACAGATGGGCACGCTTTCTTcagccatgtcgagcagcgtggGTCGAGTGGGCAGCGGTATAGGAGCCTCTTCATCGCCGTACGCGACTCGCAATCTCGCAGCTCTCGGAAGCAGTGGCTACTCGACTCAACGCGCTGTCAACTTGGATACAGCAAACGCACCGGAAATCGGCTTGCGAGAAGCACCGTTTTCTTCACGCTATGCGGGCGTGCGCAACATGTTTCAGACTGCGACAGCCGGTACGCCCGCTTTTGgctctcgctcgcatcACTCTGTTTCGCTCAGCTTGGGTAACGAGTTTGCGCCGAGATTGCTGTCGACAACTATACATTCGCCGACAGTAAGCGCGGCTTCACTGGGCGGAGGATTGGGCTGCATTGGCGAGTCTGCGGATGCGCATTCAGTTACCGTGTCGTCGAAGCCCAAGCCCGAGTCGAGCGGGACACAGACTcaagcgcagcaacagcagtcatcggcatcggcatcggcatctgcatctgcatcacaacagcagcagtcaggcggcggcagcagtggcagcggcagccgCATCACAGCGTCGTTCCATAAACCAGTGCAGATTatcgaggaggaagaggaggatgaaTAA
- a CDS encoding putative coatomer complex zeta chain — MTLNNLTLYTTTAVLILDTDGNRVIAKYYQPPHAANFALTATPAQQNAVASTTPQLAAKNPLSTLKDQRAFEKAIFDKTKRATGDIVLYDSHLVLFKASLDVIFYVVGPAAENELMLSGLLSAFYDATSMLVRHQVEKRAILENLDLVTLALDETVDDGIILETDSTTIASRVSRPRPDVNEIQINEQTIMSAYSSLKERVAQRILQGGL, encoded by the exons ATGACCTTGAACAACTTGACACTATACACCACGACGGCAGTGCTGATCTTGGACACAGACGGAAACCGAGTGATTGCAAAGTACTACCAACCTCCTCACGCAGCCAACTTTGCATTGACAGCTACTCCCGCTCAGCAAAACGCAGTAGCCAGCACGACACCGCAACTGGCAGCCAAGAACCCACTGTCGACACTCAAGGACCAGCGTGCATTTGAAAAGGCCATCTTTGACAAGACGAAAAGAGCGACGGGCGACATTGTCCTGTACGATTCGCATTTGGTGCTGTTCAAGGCTTCGCTCGATGTCATCTTTTACGTTGTCGGTCCTGCCGCAGAGAATGAGCTGATGCTCTCGGGGCTTTTGAGCGCATTCTACGATGCTACGAGCATGCTGGTGCGTCACCAAGTCGAGAAGCGTGCCATCCTGGAAAACTTGGATTTGGTGACGCTGGCTTTGGACGAGACAGTAGACGACGGCATCATCCTCGAGACAGacagcaccaccatcgcATCGCGTGTATCGCGTCCTCGGCCGGATGTCAACGAGATTCAAATCAATGAACAAA CCATCATGAGTGCATACTCGAGTCTGAAGGAGCGCGTTGCACAGAGGATTTTGCAAGGAGGACTTTGA